One genomic segment of Candidatus Hydrogenedentota bacterium includes these proteins:
- a CDS encoding alpha-glucosidase/alpha-galactosidase has protein sequence MPPKIAMIGAGSIGFTRKLIQDILTVPELREAEFALTDIEPRNLDMVCRLAARDIEANGLPVNVTATLDRRRALEGANYVFCTVRVGGLEAFQTDIDIPLKYGIDQCVGDTLCAGGIMYGQRGIPVLLDFCEDIRDVAAPGCVFMNYSNPMAMLTWACNKYGGVNTIGLCHGVQGSCEQIAEVLGIPLCDLDITAAGINHQTWFIKVSHRGEDMTGRLLEAFENHPVYKKTEKVRIDILRRFGYYTTESNGHVSEYVAWYRKRPHEVRKWIDLSDWIHGETGGYLRVCTEGRHWFETDFEKWMKQPVPEFIQENRSSEHGSYIIEAMETGRIYRGHFNVVNGGCISNLPADCVVEAPGYVDRTGLHMTFVGELPLACAATCNASVNVQRMAVEAAVHGDPVLLKQAMLHDPLIGAVCNPPEIWQMADEMLVAQSQWLPQYRKEIAAAAKRHAAEPRLGKHTSRGAARLKVKTIPELRRGAKQGLEQKRVKKAK, from the coding sequence ATGCCGCCCAAAATTGCCATGATTGGAGCGGGAAGCATTGGCTTCACGCGCAAGCTCATCCAGGACATCCTCACGGTTCCGGAGTTGCGCGAGGCGGAGTTTGCGCTTACCGACATCGAGCCGCGCAACCTCGATATGGTGTGCCGTTTGGCGGCGCGCGACATCGAGGCGAATGGCTTGCCGGTGAACGTAACGGCGACACTTGACCGGCGCAGGGCGCTCGAAGGCGCGAACTACGTCTTTTGTACGGTGCGTGTCGGCGGCCTGGAGGCGTTTCAAACCGATATCGATATCCCCCTCAAATACGGGATTGATCAGTGTGTGGGTGATACGCTGTGCGCGGGTGGAATCATGTATGGCCAGCGGGGAATCCCTGTGCTTCTAGATTTCTGCGAGGACATTCGAGACGTGGCCGCTCCCGGTTGCGTGTTCATGAATTACTCGAATCCGATGGCGATGCTGACGTGGGCCTGCAACAAGTATGGCGGCGTGAATACCATCGGGTTGTGCCACGGTGTGCAAGGGTCCTGCGAGCAAATAGCGGAAGTCCTGGGCATTCCATTGTGCGATCTGGATATCACTGCGGCAGGCATCAATCACCAGACCTGGTTCATCAAGGTTTCTCACCGGGGCGAGGACATGACCGGGCGCTTGCTTGAAGCGTTCGAAAATCATCCGGTGTACAAGAAGACCGAAAAAGTACGCATCGACATCCTTCGGCGGTTCGGATATTACACGACGGAAAGCAACGGGCACGTATCGGAGTATGTGGCTTGGTACCGGAAGCGTCCGCACGAAGTGCGCAAATGGATCGACCTCAGCGATTGGATTCACGGTGAGACCGGGGGCTATCTGCGTGTCTGCACCGAGGGACGTCATTGGTTCGAAACGGACTTCGAGAAATGGATGAAGCAGCCAGTGCCTGAGTTCATTCAGGAGAACCGGTCTTCGGAACACGGCAGCTACATCATCGAGGCCATGGAAACGGGGCGCATATACCGCGGGCACTTCAACGTCGTCAATGGAGGCTGCATTTCCAACCTGCCTGCCGATTGCGTTGTAGAAGCGCCGGGATACGTAGATCGCACCGGACTCCACATGACGTTTGTCGGCGAACTGCCGCTCGCGTGCGCGGCCACCTGCAATGCCAGCGTCAACGTGCAGCGCATGGCCGTGGAAGCGGCCGTCCACGGCGACCCGGTACTCCTGAAGCAAGCGATGCTCCACGACCCATTGATTGGGGCGGTCTGCAATCCACCCGAGATCTGGCAAATGGCCGACGAGATGCTTGTGGCGCAATCGCAATGGCTGCCGCAGTACCGCAAGGAAATCGCGGCGGCAGCCAAGCGGCACGCAGCGGAACCGCGACTCGGCAAGCACACCTCGCGGGGGGCGGCGCGGCTGAAGGTGAAGACCATACCCGAGCTCCGACGAGGCGCCAAGCAAGGTCTCGAGCAGAAGAGGGTCAAGAAAGCGAAGTGA
- a CDS encoding class I SAM-dependent methyltransferase, which translates to MGFYSRYIFPSVMHKVMSREQISRIRAATLANVSGQVCEIGFGTGLNLPHYPPSVERLTVIDPNPGMDRRALRQLERSTIPVEKLQLNGESLPFENGSFDFVVSTWTLCSIPNVASALNEVRRVLKPGGRFVFVEHGLADDPKVQRWQHRLNPLQKFFGGGCHLNRDIRALVEGQGFRIAHLDTFYMEREPKFSGYQYKGVATVI; encoded by the coding sequence ATGGGCTTCTATTCGCGATACATTTTCCCGAGCGTCATGCACAAGGTCATGTCGCGGGAGCAGATTTCCAGAATACGCGCGGCGACGTTAGCGAACGTGTCGGGGCAGGTCTGCGAAATCGGCTTTGGAACGGGGCTCAACCTCCCCCACTATCCGCCGTCCGTGGAGCGTCTCACGGTTATTGACCCCAATCCAGGAATGGACCGGCGGGCGTTGCGTCAGTTGGAACGCAGCACCATTCCCGTCGAGAAGTTGCAGCTTAACGGAGAGTCATTGCCGTTCGAGAATGGGTCATTCGACTTTGTGGTTTCGACGTGGACCTTGTGCAGCATCCCCAATGTGGCGAGCGCGTTGAATGAGGTTCGTCGCGTCCTGAAGCCTGGGGGCCGCTTCGTATTTGTGGAACACGGACTGGCGGATGACCCCAAGGTGCAACGCTGGCAACACCGGCTCAATCCGCTGCAGAAGTTCTTCGGCGGCGGGTGTCATCTTAACCGGGACATCCGCGCGCTGGTCGAGGGGCAGGGGTTTCGGATAGCGCACCTCGACACATTTTACATGGAGCGCGAGCCTAAGTTCTCGGGGTATCAGTACAAAGGCGTGGCCACGGTTATATAG